Within the Clostridium scatologenes genome, the region TTCCAACTATATCTAAAATATCATCCTTTATTTGAAAAGCAAGTCCAAGCTTTTGTCCATAGTAATCTAAATTTTCTATATCTCTTTTTGGAGCTTCACCTAATACTGCTCCTGCTATTATAGATGCTTTTATAACAGCTCCTGTTTTCTTGCTGTGCATGTAATATAATTGATCGATTGGTATCTTAGTATTTTCACTTAATATATCAACAGTTTGACCTCCAACCATACCTTCAGCTCCTGCACTTTCAGCAATAATACTGCATGCTTTTATAAAATTGTACTGACCATTCATACAACTTTTTAGCATTGTACTCATACCTTCATTTAAAAGTCCATCTCCTGCAAGAACTGCCACTGCCTCTCCAAATACTTTATGATTTGTAGGTTTCCCTCTTCTTAAATCGTCATTGTCCATACATGGCAAATCATCATGGATTAATGAGTAAGTATGAATCATTTCTACAGCTGAAGCTATGGGCAAAACTTTTTCAAAATCATCTTTATAAAGCATATAGGTAAGTAGTAAAAGTAAAGGTCTTATTCTCTTTCCTCCAGCACCTAAACTATATTCCATAGCTTCATAAACTTTCTTATTATAACTTCCTTTGTCCTTAAAATAATTCCCCAAATAATTTTCAATGCTATTTCTCAAATGTTCTATTGATATTTCTTTCTCCATATCACATTCCCCATTCTTAATTGTTAATAAAATCTAATTTTCTACTTTAAAATCCTTTTCCCCTGCTTCTGTGAAAAGCTTTATTTTTCCTTCTGCTTCACTTAAAATTTTATATAATTTGTTTGTAAGCTTTACACCTTCTTCATATTTTTTCATGCTTTCTTCTAAAGATAAACTTCCTGTATCCATTTCGTTAACTATTTCCTCTAGCTTTTTTACCATAGCTTCATAAGATTCATTTTTTCTGGGCACAAGATCACCTTCACTCTCAAATTTCTATAATTAATTTTTAATATTTAAGTAAAACTCTTCACTTCCATCTTTTAAAGTAATTTTAACCTTATCTAATTTTCTTAAATTTTGTATGGTATTTACAACACCTATTTTCTCATTTTCAATAATAGCATACCCTTTATTTAGTATATTCATTGGATTATGTGCTGTAAGTAAAGAATTAGCCTTAATAAGTTTTTCTTTTTCCTTTTCTAACCTTGTTCTTATCTTTATATTCATTAATTCCTTTAATCTATCAATGTTATTATATTCATTTACTATATATGAATAAGGACTATTAACATCTAAACTTCTTTTAAGCAATTCTAAAGAATTCCTTTTTTCCTTTAATATAAAATCTATTAAATTGTTTAAATTGTTTTTATAAGAAATAACTTTACTTTGCAAATCCTCCAAGTTAAATACTGCTAATTCAGCCGCAGCTGAAGGTGTTGGTGCTCTTCTATCACTAACAAAATCTGCTATAGTATAATCAGTTTCATGTCCTACTCCTGTTATTATAACTTTTTTTGAATTATATATTGAATATGCTAGTTTTTCATCATTAAAGCACCATAGTTCTTCTATGGAACCTCCACCTCTTGCTAATATAATAATATCTATATCATTAACTTTGTTTAAGTACTCTATAGCCTTTATTATACTTTCACTAGCATTCATTCCTTGAACTAGAACAGGATATATTAAAAGTTCTGTAGTACTATTTCTTCTTTTTGCCACATTAATTATATCTCTTACAGCCGCACCAGTAGGCGAAGTTATTACTCCAATTTTTCTAGCATAAGAAGGTATTTTCTTCTTATGTGTTACTTCAAATAATCCTTGATTTTGAAGTTTACTCTTCAGCTTCTCAAAAGCCATATAAAGCTCTCCAACACCATCTGGCTCTATATCGTTACAGTATACTTGATATGCTCCATCCTTCTCATAAACAGAAACTCTTCCTTTAACTACAACTTTCATTCCATTTTCAGGCATAAACTTCAAATTTTTTGCCGAACTTCTAAACATAACACAATTTATTTTGCTGTATTCATCCTTTATAGAAAAATATATATGTCCACTACTATGAAGTTTAAAATTAGATATTTCTCCTTTTACATTGGAGTTTCCTAATATAAAATCATTGTCCACTAATTTTTTTATGTAACCATTTAACTCAGATACAGTTAAAGTTTTAATATACATTATTATTCACCTTTACAAATTAGACATTGAAAACTCAGTTCAATGTCTAAATCTTAATTATTTTTCCTTAATCATGCTGCCTAAGACTCCATTTATAAATGCTGCAGACTTATCTCCTGAATATCTTTTAGCTAACTCAATAGCTTCATTTATGGATACACTTTTAGGAATATTTTCTTCATATAAAAACTCATAAGTACATACTCTTAATATAGCTGTATCTAACTTAGATAACCTGTTAAGCTTCCAATTAATAAGATGATTTTCAATCTCATTATCTATAGCTTCCTTATTTTCTTGTACTCCTTTAAGAACTCTTATTACATATTCCATATCTATATCTTTTAGGTCAATATTTTCAGGGTCTATCTCATTTTTAACTTCAATACCTGTAATTTGCAACTCACTTTTGTCTAACTCTATATTTTCTTTCAAGTTTACTATAACATCCTTGAAATCTTCCTTATTTATAGTCATTTGAAACAATAGCTTCATAACTAGTTCTCTTGATTTTCTTCTGTTCATTTCTTCCTCCTAATTTTGCCAGATAATATTCTATTATTAATTATTCTCAGTTTAGATATAATTATACTTAAAGTATTTATGTAGTTCAAGTGTACTAGCATAAATATTTACTAAAACATGGAAACACCCTCTGAATTCAGAGGGTGTAAATACTATTCTTCAATATCTTCTACAGAATCTTCTACCTTTGGTATCATAACATTTTGAACATGTATATTTACCGCTGAAACGCTAAGTCCAGTCATGGATTCAACAGCTTTTTTTACATTATCTTGTACTTCTAATGCAACATCAGGTATTCTTATACCATATTCTACTACTACATATAAATCAATAGCTGCACTACTTTCTCCAACGCTTACTTTAACACCCTTTGACAGGTTTTTCTTTCCACTTAATATCTGAGTTATCCCACCTACAAGGCTAGCACTCATTCCTACTATTCCTTTTACTTCTGTAGTTGCTAATCCTGCAATTACACCAACTACTTCATCGGATATTTTAACAATACCTAAGTCGATTTCATTTTTAACATTATCTTCCATTGGCAATACCCCCTAGTTCTTGACGTAAATCAAAAATCTTATTTATATTATACCAAATAGATTTATCTTTTACAAACACAGAATTTTTATACTAAAAAAATAGAGAATTAAGAAATTTCCATCCTATATTCTCTATAATAAATTTTTATTTTATTTAGTTTCAATTTCCACTTCCTGTATTTTTGCTATTCCCATAACTACATTTTTCATATCTCTTGTATCTTTATCCGTTAGTTTGTCCTTTGCTTTTACTACTAATCTAACTTTATTTCCTTCTATAGAACATAATACATCTTCATATCCTTTACTCTTAAGAGTGGTTTCTATTTTAGATTCATAGTTAGTGTTCATAGCTAAATCTGTATATTTTTTAGAAGCATCATTCTTTTTGTCACTACTAACATTTTTATCATCGATAAAAGTCTTTAATGTCTGTAATGTTTGAGCGTTTTTGTTATCTCTTGTTATTTTTGCTTCTTCAAAGAATTCAGATTTATTATCTTTACTACTACTATTATTTAGTGATACTGTACTTTTTCCACCACTACTATCTCCCCCATTTACGTATAAAGGATTATTAAGCTTTGTAGCAAGCACTCCAGCACAAACAATAAGCGCTAGAAGAGCAACAATAATTACAGCTTGTTTTTTATTCATTATTAATTCCCCCCATCTACCTTTCTAAAAAATTATATGCTTTAAAATTTTTATATATACTATTTTTTCATAGGATAAACATTAACTTTATCTTCAGATATATTAAATAAGTTAACCACAGCTTTTGTTATTCTGAGTTCAGTAAGCTTATTTTCAGATCCTTCTGCCACAACACAAACTCCTGAAACCTTTGGTTTGTATGTTTTAACTATAAGAGGTTTGGATTTACTTCCATCATTAGTTATAACCACTGTGCTACCATTATTTTTTTGAGTTGAATTTCTTACTCCACCTTCATTGTCCTTTTCTTCTGTAGTATTTGTAGAATCACTTACATTAACTGCTGGAACTTGCTCCTCTCCACTTTCAAAACTAACCATAACATCTACTTTACCTACACCCTCAATTTTTTCTAAAGTACCTTTAAGTTTATCTTGAACTTCATTTTCATATTGCTGCTGATCTGTATTTTGTTCTTCTGTTTTTTGTTGTTCTTTAGTTGTCTTTGTATTATTTTTATCTTGTGCACTTATCTGTGTATTTGAAGTCTTAAAAAAACTAATGCTTATAAGAATTAATATTCCTACTAAAAAAACTATAAATAAATTGACTCTGTTATTTTTGTCATTAAGATAACCATTTTTTTCTTCATCCCCTTGCTTTTGAAACAACTTTTTTAAATCTTTTAAACTCATAGTTTACCTCCTTATTTCATAGTTTGTGTACCTTTATTATGTCTTTAGAAACATTTAGTTCCTTGCTTAAATATGTTGTAATATTTAAGCTTTTTTCATCATTTACGCTATCTTGATTATTAACTACTTTACTGCTTGTTCCTATTTTAATTTTTTTAATTTTTTCCACAGTACCCTCTTTTATACCTACATTAATATCTTTTATTTCAACTTTTTCTTTTTCTTTATCATAACTTGCATCTACTTGAACTTTATAATTACTATCTGGATACTTTTCTTTTAATTTTTTTTCACAGCTATCTTGTAAATTTAATTTAAAAGCTTCCAAAGTACTATTTATACTTTTTTCCTTGTATTTGTTAAAATCATCATTAAATTTACTATTATTATCTATACACTGCGCTGCATTACTTGTATAGGTATTTATATCAAAATTTTTATCAAATAGCTTTATTATTGGATTTATAAAAACCGTAATTAAAATTAATCCTAATACAAATTTTGCATACTTTTTCAAACTATTATTTGGTAAAATAATTTCTACAGCTGTAATAAAAAACACTGCTGTACAAATGGTTATAATCCATGATTTTAGTGATTGAATCAACTTTTATCACCTTCTTCTAAAGTTTTTTAATTTATGTTCCCATCATAACTTTTCCAGCTGATGCAATAATAGCTACCATTATGAAAAACATAACTGAAACACTTATAAGACAAGAAGCTATAAGTATCAAAGAATCACCTGCAGAAGTTATACAATTTACAAGCCTGCTATCACTAATGGGCTCTATTAAAGCTGCTGTGAGTTTATACATAAATGCCATGATTAAAATTTTTAACACTGGAAAAAGCATTATTATAATGATTATAATTAATCCCAAGCTGCTTAAAGCATTTTTCAATAATATAGAATAGCCAGCTACAGTTGATATAGCATCAGAAAGACTCTTTCCAACAATAGGTACAAAATTATCTACTGCAAACTTTGCCGTCCTAGCTGTAACCTCATCAATAGTTTTAGAAGTAATTCCCCTTATAGTAATTATCCCTATAAAGACTGTCATTATAATTCCTTGTGACCACAATGTGACCTGATTTAATAATTTAGTAAGTTTATCTATTTTATATTCATTGGACATATTATTTACAAATTGAAGTACAAATGCCATACATATTACAGGAATTATTATATTCATAAATAAATTTGCGCTTATTGTTATTGTACCTATAATTACTGGATCCATTACTGCTGCTTCTACAAATCCCCCAACACTTGCAATTAACATTATTAGTACTGGAATAAGTGCTGTCATAAAATCTGTCATTTCCTTTATTGTTGTTCTTGCAATATCTACTCCCATATAAAAGCTTTTTGCCATTATTATTATTAAAAGAGAGTAACACGCAAAATATGCTATATTAGATAAATCTTCACTGCTGAATGCCTTTTGAAGATTTGTAAGCAGTGCACAAATTAAAGCTATTGCAACTAAAACAGCAAGAAGCTTTAAAGAAGCAATTACTTCTCTAAACAGATAACTACCAGCTGCATTTAAAACCTTTTTAGTTGATATTTTTCCATCGCCTGTTTTTATAAAACTCTTTACATATTCCTTTATATCCACATCTTTTAATACTTCATATTTAGTTTTCATATTGGACATATAATTGTATAATTGTTCAACTTCTTCACTTTGACTTTGATTTTTCAAACTTTCTGAATAATTATTATTTTCAGCTGCTTGTACATTAAAAGACATAGTAAAAATTATAAATAAAACACATATAATTTTCTTCATAATAAACACCTACATAATTTTTAATATTGACTGTAATACAGCCATAAGTATAGGAATTGCCAGTGCTAAAATTAAAATCTTACCGGCAAATTCAACCTTTGTGCCTATATTGCCTTGACCTGCATCTTTGCATATTTCACTGCAAAAGGAAGCAAGATAAGCAATCCCCAATATTTTAAATACGGTAATTAGATATACAAAATCTATATTGGACTTAGCTGATAATTCTTGAATAAACTGCAATATAGACGTAATCTTTGTTATCATAAATAGAAAAATAAGTATTCCTACTGCCATACTTACATATATTGCCAAATCGCTTCTTCTATTTTCAAAAATCATTACTATAAAAAGAGATATAAAGGCAAATGTAACTATCTTTATTATCTCCATAGCTTCCTCCTTTCGTTTTAAACACTGGGTGATTTTGCTTGTTCTTAATATCAAAATTACCCGTTAAAATCCATTTAATCTTTTAACCTCCTAAAGTTGAAACATTGTTCTCACTGTAGTAAATAGTTTATTAACTAAATTTATCACCATCATAAGCACTATTAATATACCAGCCAAATTTGCTACTACAGCATAGTCCCCTTTGCCACTTGACTCCAAAACTTTATCTATAATTATTATTACTATTCCTACACCTGCAATTTTGAATATTAAGCTTATGTCTAGCATTTTTAACCCCTCCCTTTTCAAGTAAAGAATATTTACTAATCTAAATTAGCATTATAACCACCATAGCTCCTAATGAAAATCCTAGGTATCTGCACATCTTTACATTTTTATTCATGGAAATTTCAGAATTTTCAATTTGTTTCTTTAAACTACCAAGTGTTAGTGAAAACATTCTTTTTTCTCCATCTATATCACATTCTCCAAGAGTCTTAGCTAAATCTAGTATTACATTTAAATCTTCTTTATTTAAATTTAAAACTTCTTTTTTATCATTAAAAACTTTACAAAATGCATCATATGCACTATCAACAGCATTAGAAAATAATAAACTTGAAATTTCTTCAAATATGCTTTTTATAGGATATTTGCTCTTTTCAGCTATATTAGAAATAGCTTCTGGTAACGGAGTAAACGTATAAATCATATCGTTCTGAAGTTGATTAATGCATCTTTGAAGTTCATTAAGTTGTTTTGTCCTCTTTTTAAAACTATCTCCATAATTAAATCCTATTGCCGTGGATGCAATTATTATTATAATACATGCTAAAATCTTTAACATTTTAACGCTCCCATATTTTAGATTTATTTTTAAAATCATATATATATTCAACAGTACCTGCTCCATTATTACTACTCAATACTATTGCTCTTTTAAATACTTGATTTTCTACAATTTCTTTAAAAACTGGTCTCTTATATAAATCTTCTATTCCATATCCATGTATCGTAGTAATTAAATTTACTCCTGAATTTAATGCAAATAAAATACTATCCATATCTTTATATGTTCCAATTTCATCACATACAACAACATCAGGAGACATACTTCTTATTGCCATCATTATTCCTTGACTTTTAGGGCAACTATCTAAAACATCAGTTCTTAATCCTAGCTTTAATTGAGGTATTCCATTGTAACAAGCTCCTATTTCACTTCTTTCATCAATTACACAAACTTTTTTACCTACAAATGTCTTTTGTTTCATTCCATCAGAAATATTTCTTACAATGTCTCTTATTAAAGTAGTTTTTCCACATTTAGGAGGAGAAATTACTATTGTATTTATAACATTGTTATTTTTAGTAATAAAATTCATTAACGAATCAGAGCATCCTATAACTTCTCTACATATTCTTATATTTAGAGATGCTATACTTTTAATTGTCTTTACCTCATCTTTTTCTATAACACACCTTCCACATATTCCTATCCTATGACCTCCTCTAATGGTTATATATCCTTTTTTTATTTCTTCTTCAAAGGCATATATAGAATAGTTACTTATCCTTTGTACAATTGACTTTAAGTCTTCTCTACTAGGTATATATTTAAATATCATTTCTTCTTTCCCGTTTTCCAATACTAAGGGCTTGTCTGCTCTTATTCTTATCTCTTGAAGCTCTCCTTTCAATGAAGCTTCTGTAATAAAATTCTTTATACTTTCTGGTAAAATATTTAAAATTTCTTTCGTATCTATTTTTCTCATCTCCTTCCTTTATATCTATTTCTATTTTTGTTTATTCAAATTTATTCCATATTGATGTAAAATAATTTTAAAAAAAGACCATATAAATGTTTAATACATTCATATGGTCTTATTCCTAATTTTATTCATTATATATTTAAGAATCACTTGATGTTGTAATCAAATTATGGCAATTAGGACATGTTATTTTTTCTTTTTGTTTTACTATATCTTTATCAACATAAACGTCATCGCCGCAGTTAAAACATTTCAACTGAATGAAATTATTTCCTTCATCTTCACATAACTCATAGTCATCATCATATATGTCATCTTGTAAACTAGATAGATCTTCATCTATAGCATTTATATAATCTTCCATATCTTTTTGTGATTCAGATATTTCATCAACCTCTTCAGCTATAACTTTCAACACATTGATTATCTCAGTTAGCACTTTTCCTTCCTTAGTAGTGGTATCAATTTCCAGTCCATCTACTAGTCCATTAAGATAAGCTACCTTTGATATAATATCACTCACCATACCACATCCTTAAATTTATTTTGCCATTAGTATTCCTTAAACTCTTTCCATGTATTCTCCAGTTCTAGTATCTATCCTTATCATTTCGCCTTCGTTTACAAATATAGGCACATGAACTACCGCACCTGTTTCAACAGTAGCAGGTTTTAACACATTAGTAGCAGTATTACCTTTAACACCAGGATCTGTCTGTGTTATTTGTAATTCAACAAAGTTTGGAGCTTCTACTGAAAAAGCTTCTCCTTTATAGAATTTGATTATAGCAAACATATTTTCCTTTAAGAATTTAATAGCTTCTTCAACTTTTTCAAAATTTAAAGGAATTTGCTCAAAAGTTTCCTGATCCATGAAGTAATATAATTCTCCATCAGAATATAAATACTGCATTTCTTTTCTTTCTATTACAGCTTCTTGAAGTTTTGCTGTTGGGTTGAAAGTTGTATCAGTAACTCCTCCTGTTATAACATTTCTAAGTTTTGTTCTAACAAAAGCAGCTCCTTTTCCTGGTTTTACATGAAGGAAGTCTATTACAGTATACACTTGTCCATCTTGTTCAAAAGTAGTTCCTTTTCTTAAATCTCCTGCTGATATCATTTATGTATCCCTCCAAAATTTATTAATCATTTTTATATTATAACCCTTTCAGGTAATTATATACGGTTAGTCTATGCATATAAGCTTCTTTGTTGACTTTGACAATACTTCTGATCCATTTTCAGTAATTACAAGTAAATCTTCTATTCTAACGCCACCAAATCCTGATATATATATTCCTGGTTCATCTGTAACTACCATTCCTGATTCTAATTTTTGAGCATTTCTATATCCAACTATAGGTGCCTCATGAATTTGTCTTCCAACTCCATGTCCAAGGCTGTGTCCAAAATAATCTCCATAACCCTTTTGAGTTATATATCCTCTTGCAACTCCATCTACTTCAGTAACAGATACTCCAGGTTTATAAGCTTTCAAAGCTCTGTCCTGTGCTTCCAATACTATATTATACACTTCTATCATTTTTTCTGAAGGTTCTCCAATAACTATAGTTCTTGTCATATCAGAACAATACCCTTTATAAATGCATCCATAGTCAAGGGTTAAAAATTCACCTTTGTTAACTACCTTTTCTGTAGCTTCTCCATGAGGTAAACTTGATCTAACACCAGATGCTACAATTGAAGGAAATGATAAATCTGTAGCTCCTAACTTTTTCATATAAAATTCAAGTTCAAGACCTATCTCTCTTTCTGTCATTCCTGCTTTTATAAATTTAAGCATATGATCAAAAGCTTTATCCGCAATTTCCGCTGCTTTTCTTATTAATTGTAATTCTGATTCATCCTTGACAAGTCTTATTTTTTCAACCATTCCTCCCATAGGAATCAATTCACATTGAACTTTAGACTTATATATATTATAAGTAGCAACTGAAATTATATCCTCTTCAAAGCCAAGCTTTTTAATAGTATTATTTTTAACTAATTCACCTAAAAAGTCCTGAAAAGAAGTACCTTTATTATACTGAAGCACTTCATAATCTTTAACTTGCTGCCTTGCTTGTTCTGTAAATCGTGAATCAGTAATAAAAAATGCTTTATCATTAGTTATTACTGAAAAGCTTTCATTTCCTGTAAAACCACTTAAATAATTTCTATTACAATCTCCAACCAAAAGAACAGCATCCATGCCTTTTTCAGCCATTAATTTTCTAAGTTCCCCTATTCTCTTTTTAAACATATTAATTCCCCTCTACAATTCAAGCAAATTATAATATATTACTAATTTACCTAATTTTTATAAAATTATTCACTTATTTTCTTATCATATATCATTTAAATTTCTTCAATATAATAAGCCTTGTGGACAATGTTATTTTATCAAAACTTGTGATTATTTGCAAATACTATTAAATGTTTATATTTGCTTCTTACTCATTATTGGATTTAATTCTACTTTGAAAATTTCATGTTTATTTCAGTACCTATTTTGTTTTCAGGATCTTTTTCTATAAGTAAATTACTTACATCAATAAATCCATTTTTATTTTGTATTTTTTTCAATATGTCTTTTGTTTTTTCAACATCCCAATTACTTTCTACTTTAACTGTTGATACTTTATCATCTTTTTTATTATCAATTTCAGTTATTCTTACATCCTGTTGATCCTGCAAAAACTTTATAACATCGCTGCATTGAATTCTAGTATAAATTACTTGTTTATTTTTTCCTAATTGCTCTAAGTTACTTAACTTTGTATTACATTCAATTCTTTTATTAATTAAAAAATAGTTTTTTATCAATAATGTTATAAAAAAAATACAACATATGATTAATATAACTTTATATTTTTCTTCCTTATTCATGGTTCCAATCCCTTCTTATTATTTTAACTGTAACCTTATTTCTGATAAATTATCCTCATTTTTTTCCAATAAACTATCATCTTTATGTGAATCATTAACATATGTTATATTAAACTTATTTGTATCTTCAATTTTTTTTATAAATGCTGCAAAATCTACTGGATTTATATTAAATTTAATGTCTATATTTCTTTTTTCTATATTCAAACTTTTAAAATTAATATTTTTATAAATATCTTCTTCAAATTTTAAAAATGTATTTAAAGTTTCATTATTATTACTATGTAATTTAGTTTTTTTATCAGCATTTGCCTTTAATGAAACAATTTTTTCATTAGTTTCATAACTTATGGTATTTATCTTACTTCTATTTATCAGTATCATATCTATAAGTATTAAATCAAGAATAAAAAATATAATAATAAATATCTTTAAAATTTTTAATTTCTTTATTTTTATCTTTTCCAAATACCAATTAGGTAAAAAGCGTCCACAATTCACTTATATTACCTCCAACTTATCTTTACATATAGTTCCAAGATCATTACAATTATATTTTTTAGAAAGTGTTTTTACTATGTCTTGATAAGGTAAATTTAGAAAAAATATATTTTTTAAGTTTCTACTTACACCAGTTATTTTACATTTTTCTTTGAACTTATCCATAATCTTTTCAAAATTGTCTTTATGAAAATCTTGAACCACACTATTAGCAAATATCTTCCCATCCATGCATGCTAAAAGATAAAGTTTATTATCATACAAAAAAGCAAGAACATATTCACGTTCCTTAATTATTTTTTTATAATTATTTAAAATACAAAATTGTATAGGATATACACCTTTTACATTAGCACCTTTTTCTACACATTTTTCTATAATATTATCTTTATCCCAATTTAAGCAAAATACAATTATCTCCAAGCTCTTACCATTATCTTTAAATACATCATATGTAAACATTATGTTATCTATATCT harbors:
- a CDS encoding polyprenyl synthetase family protein — encoded protein: MEKEISIEHLRNSIENYLGNYFKDKGSYNKKVYEAMEYSLGAGGKRIRPLLLLLTYMLYKDDFEKVLPIASAVEMIHTYSLIHDDLPCMDNDDLRRGKPTNHKVFGEAVAVLAGDGLLNEGMSTMLKSCMNGQYNFIKACSIIAESAGAEGMVGGQTVDILSENTKIPIDQLYYMHSKKTGAVIKASIIAGAVLGEAPKRDIENLDYYGQKLGLAFQIKDDILDIVGNTEVLGKKAKSDLDNNKTTFITTYGLNKCIEMCNSITAECIEVLDNISGDTSKLKDLTLFLLNREK
- a CDS encoding exodeoxyribonuclease VII small subunit; translation: MPRKNESYEAMVKKLEEIVNEMDTGSLSLEESMKKYEEGVKLTNKLYKILSEAEGKIKLFTEAGEKDFKVEN
- the xseA gene encoding exodeoxyribonuclease VII large subunit, whose product is MYIKTLTVSELNGYIKKLVDNDFILGNSNVKGEISNFKLHSSGHIYFSIKDEYSKINCVMFRSSAKNLKFMPENGMKVVVKGRVSVYEKDGAYQVYCNDIEPDGVGELYMAFEKLKSKLQNQGLFEVTHKKKIPSYARKIGVITSPTGAAVRDIINVAKRRNSTTELLIYPVLVQGMNASESIIKAIEYLNKVNDIDIIILARGGGSIEELWCFNDEKLAYSIYNSKKVIITGVGHETDYTIADFVSDRRAPTPSAAAELAVFNLEDLQSKVISYKNNLNNLIDFILKEKRNSLELLKRSLDVNSPYSYIVNEYNNIDRLKELMNIKIRTRLEKEKEKLIKANSLLTAHNPMNILNKGYAIIENEKIGVVNTIQNLRKLDKVKITLKDGSEEFYLNIKN
- the nusB gene encoding transcription antitermination factor NusB — its product is MNRRKSRELVMKLLFQMTINKEDFKDVIVNLKENIELDKSELQITGIEVKNEIDPENIDLKDIDMEYVIRVLKGVQENKEAIDNEIENHLINWKLNRLSKLDTAILRVCTYEFLYEENIPKSVSINEAIELAKRYSGDKSAAFINGVLGSMIKEK
- a CDS encoding Asp23/Gls24 family envelope stress response protein; this translates as MEDNVKNEIDLGIVKISDEVVGVIAGLATTEVKGIVGMSASLVGGITQILSGKKNLSKGVKVSVGESSAAIDLYVVVEYGIRIPDVALEVQDNVKKAVESMTGLSVSAVNIHVQNVMIPKVEDSVEDIEE
- a CDS encoding SpoIIIAH-like family protein → MNKKQAVIIVALLALIVCAGVLATKLNNPLYVNGGDSSGGKSTVSLNNSSSKDNKSEFFEEAKITRDNKNAQTLQTLKTFIDDKNVSSDKKNDASKKYTDLAMNTNYESKIETTLKSKGYEDVLCSIEGNKVRLVVKAKDKLTDKDTRDMKNVVMGIAKIQEVEIETK
- the spoIIIAG gene encoding stage III sporulation protein AG, which codes for MSLKDLKKLFQKQGDEEKNGYLNDKNNRVNLFIVFLVGILILISISFFKTSNTQISAQDKNNTKTTKEQQKTEEQNTDQQQYENEVQDKLKGTLEKIEGVGKVDVMVSFESGEEQVPAVNVSDSTNTTEEKDNEGGVRNSTQKNNGSTVVITNDGSKSKPLIVKTYKPKVSGVCVVAEGSENKLTELRITKAVVNLFNISEDKVNVYPMKK
- the spoIIIAF gene encoding stage III sporulation protein AF translates to MIQSLKSWIITICTAVFFITAVEIILPNNSLKKYAKFVLGLILITVFINPIIKLFDKNFDINTYTSNAAQCIDNNSKFNDDFNKYKEKSINSTLEAFKLNLQDSCEKKLKEKYPDSNYKVQVDASYDKEKEKVEIKDINVGIKEGTVEKIKKIKIGTSSKVVNNQDSVNDEKSLNITTYLSKELNVSKDIIKVHKL
- the spoIIIAE gene encoding stage III sporulation protein AE — its product is MKKIICVLFIIFTMSFNVQAAENNNYSESLKNQSQSEEVEQLYNYMSNMKTKYEVLKDVDIKEYVKSFIKTGDGKISTKKVLNAAGSYLFREVIASLKLLAVLVAIALICALLTNLQKAFSSEDLSNIAYFACYSLLIIIMAKSFYMGVDIARTTIKEMTDFMTALIPVLIMLIASVGGFVEAAVMDPVIIGTITISANLFMNIIIPVICMAFVLQFVNNMSNEYKIDKLTKLLNQVTLWSQGIIMTVFIGIITIRGITSKTIDEVTARTAKFAVDNFVPIVGKSLSDAISTVAGYSILLKNALSSLGLIIIIIIMLFPVLKILIMAFMYKLTAALIEPISDSRLVNCITSAGDSLILIASCLISVSVMFFIMVAIIASAGKVMMGT
- the spoIIIAD gene encoding stage III sporulation protein AD yields the protein MEIIKIVTFAFISLFIVMIFENRRSDLAIYVSMAVGILIFLFMITKITSILQFIQELSAKSNIDFVYLITVFKILGIAYLASFCSEICKDAGQGNIGTKVEFAGKILILALAIPILMAVLQSILKIM
- the spoIIIAC gene encoding stage III sporulation protein AC; translation: MLDISLIFKIAGVGIVIIIIDKVLESSGKGDYAVVANLAGILIVLMMVINLVNKLFTTVRTMFQL
- the spoIIIAB gene encoding stage III sporulation protein SpoIIIAB; translated protein: MLKILACIIIIIASTAIGFNYGDSFKKRTKQLNELQRCINQLQNDMIYTFTPLPEAISNIAEKSKYPIKSIFEEISSLLFSNAVDSAYDAFCKVFNDKKEVLNLNKEDLNVILDLAKTLGECDIDGEKRMFSLTLGSLKKQIENSEISMNKNVKMCRYLGFSLGAMVVIMLI
- the spoIIIAA gene encoding stage III sporulation protein AA, producing MRKIDTKEILNILPESIKNFITEASLKGELQEIRIRADKPLVLENGKEEMIFKYIPSREDLKSIVQRISNYSIYAFEEEIKKGYITIRGGHRIGICGRCVIEKDEVKTIKSIASLNIRICREVIGCSDSLMNFITKNNNVINTIVISPPKCGKTTLIRDIVRNISDGMKQKTFVGKKVCVIDERSEIGACYNGIPQLKLGLRTDVLDSCPKSQGIMMAIRSMSPDVVVCDEIGTYKDMDSILFALNSGVNLITTIHGYGIEDLYKRPVFKEIVENQVFKRAIVLSSNNGAGTVEYIYDFKNKSKIWER